From Leptospira brenneri:
CTTTGTTTTTAGAGCTATCTTGGTCTAAACGTTCAATCCTTGCCTTCGGAAAATGAGAAAGTAAATACTCTTCTAATTTTTGTGTACCCGCCCCAAAAAGATCTAAATCTTCTCCATGAATTTGTTTTAAATTCTGTAAGGTAGATTTATATCCGCAGAGATGGCAACGGACCGTTTTGTCCGAATGATAACAAAGAGTTGCCGTGCACTTGGGGCAATGGATGAACTCTTTCGTGGTTGTGGAATAAATAAACGGGTTGTACCCTCTGCGGTTCAAAAGTATGATCGTTTGTTCTTGTTTTTTCAATCGATCGGAAATCTTAAACTGCAAATCACCAGAAAGGAGATCACTATCCTCTTTTTTTTCTGCAATTTCCACAGTAGGAAGTGAGGCGAAAAGATTGGCTCTTTCTTTTAGTTCTGAAAAACCAATTTGTCCTAATTTTGCCAGGTAATAGATTTCTAAACTTGGGGTTGCAGAGCCTAACAAAAGTTTCCCGTTTGTTTTTAAAATTCTCTGTAAGGCCACTTGTTTCGCATGGTATCTAGGGGATCCATGTTCTTTGTAAGAACCATCATGTTCTTCATCTAATATGATTAAGGAGATATCAGATAAAGGAGCAAAAACTGCGGAACGGGTTCCAATACAAATTCGTTTCCTCCCTTCTTTTAAATCCAAATAGTTTTGAAACTTTTCTGAGGTTCGCAAGTGAGAATGTAATACCGCCACCTGTCCAGGAAAAACCTTCTCAATACGAGTGATTGTGGGATAAGTGAGTGAAATCTCAGGAACAAGAAAAATCACAGAACCTTTCGACTTTTCTAAAATATCTGCCATGAGATGCATATAAACTTCTGTTTTCCCACTTCCGGTAATTCCATATAATAAATGGGTATTGGACTTGGACCCAGATTTGATTTCTAGTAGGGCATTTTTTTGTGCTTCGTTTAACGGGTGTAACAATTCATAGTGAATTTGAACCGAATTTGTATTTTGGCTCTTTCGTTTTTTTCCCTTAGGAACCATAAGAAACAAGGCTTCCCCAAGAGAAGATAAATAACTATCCGCCATCCACTGCGCAAGTTCTAATTGTTCCTCAGTTAGAATAGGTTCAGAATCAATTTGTTTTATAATGGCCAGGGTTTCATAGTTGGGCTCATTCGAGTGAATTTCGATGACTACCCCTTCCCATTCCTTTCCATTTAAGGGAACCAGAACACGAACTCCCCGCTCCAAGGTTTCTATCTCTATTGGAATTTCATAAGTTAAGGTTCTACTTTCCCAAGATAGATTGAGAGCGATTTCCGCGTATCGAATCATATTATAAATAAGGTTTTAAAGTAGATAAGTGTGAAATGAAACTTTCTTCCAACTCTTGTTTTTCTTTTCCATATTGAAAGAGATTGGATTCTGAATCTGTTTTTTTTGCCTTTTCCCCCAGAAATACCAGGGCTTCCGGTGACCTTGTGATGAGAATGGGAACAGAAAGACCAGAAAGATCCCAAGAAATTTGTTTACCGAGTAAATCTTTTGCTTTTTCACCACCAAATAATAGTTTTGCGGATGAACCCAAAATAATAATGGATTTAATTCCATATTCTTCTACAGTATCTTTTACGTGGAACTTACAATTTTCCACTCTCTGTTGCCAATCAGTATCTTTAGAATCTGTATGGGAAAAAGTACAGGCAGGGTATTCCTGGTAAAATAACTCTTCGAAGGAAAATCCAAATACCTTTCCAACAATTTCGCCCCAACTATTTTCCGTTAGTTTGTCTTTAAAAATCTGATTGGGTTTTGTTTTGGTGAATGGTTTTTCTTTTGGACTTGTTGCTCCAGAATAATGGAGAACAAGGATTGGTTTTCGACCTTTGTGAAGAAACTGCCGAACACCACTTAATTTCCCTTGGCAAAGAGTACAAGAAAAGTTTACCAAATCTTTGTTTTTTCTTTGGTTTTCTTTTTGTTGTTTCTTTTGAATTTCTATAGATTCGGGTACTTTTGATTTCCAAGGAAACCCATAATCGTTTGGATCCTGTTCTTCTTGGAACCGGTAAACCGAAACTGATTTGTTTTGGATTAAAAACTTTGCTTCCGTTAGAATGTCGCTAAACCGTTCCAAAATTGATTTTTGATCCATACTAACCTTCGTTCAATTGTTCCACAGAAATA
This genomic window contains:
- the priA gene encoding replication restart helicase PriA, whose product is MIRYAEIALNLSWESRTLTYEIPIEIETLERGVRVLVPLNGKEWEGVVIEIHSNEPNYETLAIIKQIDSEPILTEEQLELAQWMADSYLSSLGEALFLMVPKGKKRKSQNTNSVQIHYELLHPLNEAQKNALLEIKSGSKSNTHLLYGITGSGKTEVYMHLMADILEKSKGSVIFLVPEISLTYPTITRIEKVFPGQVAVLHSHLRTSEKFQNYLDLKEGRKRICIGTRSAVFAPLSDISLIILDEEHDGSYKEHGSPRYHAKQVALQRILKTNGKLLLGSATPSLEIYYLAKLGQIGFSELKERANLFASLPTVEIAEKKEDSDLLSGDLQFKISDRLKKQEQTIILLNRRGYNPFIYSTTTKEFIHCPKCTATLCYHSDKTVRCHLCGYKSTLQNLKQIHGEDLDLFGAGTQKLEEYLLSHFPKARIERLDQDSSKNKEVTRDVLEKLGDGNLDILTGTQMIAKGLDYANVTLVGILNANHGLGVPDFRSSERTYSLISQVAGRAGRGEKKGEVLIQSNDPEHPVLKMAMEQNYPAFFDWEINFRKDMFYPPFSRLARLVFRSKYEEVANKQSVLYAETLKDLIDESVILLGPSQCPFYKIDNNFRYHILLKSKSITVLRNLLRETKSKFKVDTKCYIEYDLDPLELV